The region TATTACGCGCTTACGCAAACAAAACGGCCGTTTTATGCCTAGAAACGAAGGACGCCCACAAAAACATTTATTTGTAAATGCATATACTGGAAGCAGTTAGCTACAACGTCTACAGGATTAGAGATAAATATCGATCCTGGAAACCCGGCCGCTGCGCACCTGCCGGGCATAAGGAGCAGGGATAGTGTCGGAAAATATCTGCACCGGTTTGTTATTTTCATCGTTAAACGCGATCTTACGCACGACCGCGGCATCTTTTCCGAACGTATCTTTACGCTGCGGGTTATGATATACAACCTGCACTTTGCCTAAGAACGAGAAGCTATATGTATTCGCTTTCTTGGTGAACAGCCAACCGGCCAACACCGGAGAAAATCTCAAGTTCAACTCATTTTTTTCGTCCAGGATGAACGGTTTTTTACCGACATTCATCACCAGCCATATATTCAGGAATTCCACGGTAGAGCCGGAAAGCCTGGCCACAAAACCGTTGCCGTGGAGTTCTTTATACGGGAATGCGCTGGAAACCAGAAAAGAAGAATTTTCCAGGATACTGCGGCCGTAACGCTCGGGTTTCTGGAAGGGGATAAGCACATTGCGGAAATCCGAGTAGAACTCCTCATAAAGGCCGTGCTCAAGTATTTCCAGGAGGTATTTATATTCCATATGCAGCCAGATCGATTCATTCTCCAGCCAACCGGGAGTGAATGCCCGGCAACGGCCAAGCTCTAAGGGCATATCCGCAAGCGGGGCGGTCACTTTATACATCTTCAGAGCCTTGTCATAAAGCGAGCTTTTGCGGGTCGCGTCATATATCTTTCGCGCAGTCTCTTTATTGCCGGTCAGGCGCAAGGCATGCATCTGTCCTTCGAGGAAATAAGATACTTTTTTCTGCACGAATTTAGTCGGCTTGATGAAACCGTCGTTCAATCGCTCATACGCAACCACTTCATTGATGAAATACCCGCAATAAAGGTCCGCATCATCGGCTTTGGCCAGCCCGATATCGATTTTTTTAAGCGCATCTTCCAGCACCGGCTTTATCGCGGAAACATAAACCTCGACTTCCTTGCCGCTGAACCCGAATTTAGTCTTTTGGCGGTAAGCCTCGCGCAGGCCGTAACTTTTATCCCAGAACAGATACTCCTTATCCTCGCAGCGGCTATCCAGATTCTCACGGATCAGCATGCCCAACTCAATAAAAAATTCATTGATCTCCTCGGAAAGGCAGATCTTTTCCACCCGGGCCTGTTCAAACGCGTTTTTGAGAAAAAGCACCAGCCTTTTCAACTCAAAGCTTTCGCAGGAAGACGAACCGAAAAGTGCAGGCAGGCCGTTCAAGGCGTCGAACCAATTGGGTTTATCCGCTTCCATCTCGATCCCCACGCCGAACGGATCAAGCGATGAAAGCTTGTTCACCAAAAGGCAAAAAAGCTTGTTTACCGGCGTGGTCACATAAACATCGCCGCGGCCGTTGGCGGAGCGCATAATATGCGGCAATTCCTGCCTTTGAGCGATCAAATCTTTCTTCTCCGGGTCAACCACTACCGAATGCAGCTGTTTAGGCCGGCCGTCGAGAAGCAGATATTTTTCATTGCGCGGACGGATAACATGATCGTTATCAAAAAAAGTGACGCATTTCTTGTCAAAAATAAGCTCTTTAAGTTTTTCCGGATAAACCCCGAGGTAATTTTCCAGAAGGTCGAGATTATAATGCCAATGGTCGGTCCAGAATCCTTCGCCGTGCTCAGCCTGCGGGATCTTATCGGAAGACGTCAATAAAAGAGCGAGGAATCCGTCATTGGTCAAAGTTAACTTGATATTATTCTCCTCCAGAAAAAGGATGACTTTACCCGGAGCGAACGGCTTAGCCAATAATCCCATTATCCTGGCCGCGTCTTTTTCCGAACAAATACCGTTAAGCCTGCCCCGGAAAGCAGAGCTGTCCTGCAAACGGAATATAGCGCCTTTGACTACCAGGGGATTATACCCGTCGGACTGCAGGAGATTCAGGAACGTGGGGATGTTAAACTCTTTTATCTCCGGATGGAACCATACGTCGCACCTGCGATTCTGGTTCATATCGCGGTAATTCCCATTGCCCTGGGAGAAATACGTGTCCTGGATCTGGAATTTATTGTAATCACGCTCCAGGTCGCCGTGTTTGCGGGAATAAAGATAGAAGACCTTTTCCTTATTATCGGCGGCAAAAGTCACCGGGTATCCGCCGCGCATAATGTTATCCAGGTATGTCTGGCGGCAATACTGGTCGAATTCCGCGGAACTGCTTTTTGTATCCACCTCGGACTGCAATTGGCCGATTATATCCCTGTTTTCCGCTTTTTTCCGTTCAAGATAACCGGGCTTAAGTATCTTTTTGACCGCGGTATCCAAAAGTTCGATACTGCGGGTATTGCCGACCACGGTAGAGAAGGTTTTTTCGGCGCCGGAGGCCAGGTTAAGGTCCAAAAGAGAAAAACCGCAGGGGATCTTGCAGACAGTCTGCTGTTTAGCCGGATAGCCGAATTTTTTCGTAGAGATAAACCGGCGCGGGCAGGAAAAATCATTGATCTGGCCGAATATCGCCTCAGGATCAACCACCGGCTTGATAATCTCGTTCTTTTTCCCCTTGGCCTGAAAGGACAGATAGAAATTACCTCCTTTAATATGGACCACCTGCGGACGGTCAATCGGGTCGAGATCGACCTTATAAAAAGGCACGCCTTTCTTCAAGTTTTCCACCTGCATCCAGGCCTCGATGGTCCGGCTGAGTTTTTTCAGAAAAAGGTTGGCTATACCGAAAGGGACGATCCTGGGCAGGCCGTCAAGCAACTGTATTTTGCGCTGTTTACGCGAGGTATTCTTTATCCTGACTATCCTGACCAGGGCGGCGTATGAGTCCTGTGGAATAGTGAAATATTCCACGTTAATCTCCAACCCCAGGCTTTTATTCAACTCCCGGATTTTCAGGTCATGAGAGGTCATAGACATCCGGTTCTCCAGGTCGTATTCAAAGCTGGTAAAACCATTGTGGAAGGGCTCGTAAAACCGCTCTTTCTTATCCGAGATTATTTTAATGAAGGTACGGAAGCCCAAAAGAGAGGTCTGCTGCCAAGCCTTATTCGCCGGCTGGAATTCCAAGATCGCCTGGTCCTTGCCGTCGGTGCCGAAGCTGTTGATACACTGGCCGCGGTTGACGTAAAAGACCCACATGGGGATACCGTATTTTCCGGCAATACCCGGGAAAAAATTCGCCAAAGGCTTGGCGTAATTATAATTCTCGATGATAAACTCACCGTTCGCGTTAAGGTGATATTTAACTTTCTTATCGTTTGCGGCCATTGACATTTTTAACACTCCTTGAAATAAGCTAAAAAAACGGCAGGACAGAGCCACCTTTACTGGAATTGATAATTGACTTACTTATTTTACCTATTTTACTTGATTTGTCCACTAATTTTCGCGCTCTGTTTTTCTTTGACTTTTAGAGCAAAAAATGTTAATATTTAGCTCTTATGGCACTCTCAAAAGAAACAGTAAAGTATGTGGCGGACTTAAGCCGGATCGAGCTTAAACCGGAAGAGCTGGAAATCCTTTCCAAACAACTGGAAGGGGTTCTGGCGTTTATCGGCAAGCTTAACGAACTGGATATATCAAATATAAGCCCGACAAACCACATCCTGCCGATCAATAACGTGCTGCGCGAAGACACGGCTAAGAGCCCTTTAACCCCGGATAAATCCCTGGCCAACGCGCCACAGGCCCGCGGCAATTTTTTCGAAGTACCCAAGGTGATCGAATAAATATGGAACTTTTCAAACTTACAGCCAGCGAGCTTCTGGATAAGCTAAGCCGCAAAGAAACAACCCCCGAAGATATACTAAAAAGCCTGTCACAACGGATCAAGGATATTGACAACAGGGTAAAAGCCTATGTCCGCTCTTCCAATCCTGATGAGCGCCTGCCGCTAAACGCCCGCAGCGGACCGCTGGCAGGAATACCTGTTTCGATCAAAGACAATATCTGCACCGCAGGACTTAATACAGAATGCTGCTCCAAGATACTGGATGGGTTCAAGCCGCCTTACGACGCCACCGTTATCAAAAAATTAAAGGATTCCGGCGCGACGATATTGCCGGTAAAAACCAATATGGATGAATTCGCTTTTGGTTCATCCACGGAAAACTCGCATTTCGGCCCCACGCATAACCCCTGGGACCTGAACCGCGTTCCCGGGGGCTCTTCAGGAGGCTCAGCCGCGGCAGTAGGCGCGGATGAAGCGATCCTGGCATTAGGCTCGGATACAGGAGGCTCGATACGCCAGCCCGCATCGTTTTGCGGGGTAGTCGGCTTAAAACCCACATACGGACGGGTATCACGTTATGGATTGATCGCTTTCGCCT is a window of Candidatus Omnitrophota bacterium DNA encoding:
- a CDS encoding cellobiose phosphorylase — translated: MSMAANDKKVKYHLNANGEFIIENYNYAKPLANFFPGIAGKYGIPMWVFYVNRGQCINSFGTDGKDQAILEFQPANKAWQQTSLLGFRTFIKIISDKKERFYEPFHNGFTSFEYDLENRMSMTSHDLKIRELNKSLGLEINVEYFTIPQDSYAALVRIVRIKNTSRKQRKIQLLDGLPRIVPFGIANLFLKKLSRTIEAWMQVENLKKGVPFYKVDLDPIDRPQVVHIKGGNFYLSFQAKGKKNEIIKPVVDPEAIFGQINDFSCPRRFISTKKFGYPAKQQTVCKIPCGFSLLDLNLASGAEKTFSTVVGNTRSIELLDTAVKKILKPGYLERKKAENRDIIGQLQSEVDTKSSSAEFDQYCRQTYLDNIMRGGYPVTFAADNKEKVFYLYSRKHGDLERDYNKFQIQDTYFSQGNGNYRDMNQNRRCDVWFHPEIKEFNIPTFLNLLQSDGYNPLVVKGAIFRLQDSSAFRGRLNGICSEKDAARIMGLLAKPFAPGKVILFLEENNIKLTLTNDGFLALLLTSSDKIPQAEHGEGFWTDHWHYNLDLLENYLGVYPEKLKELIFDKKCVTFFDNDHVIRPRNEKYLLLDGRPKQLHSVVVDPEKKDLIAQRQELPHIMRSANGRGDVYVTTPVNKLFCLLVNKLSSLDPFGVGIEMEADKPNWFDALNGLPALFGSSSCESFELKRLVLFLKNAFEQARVEKICLSEEINEFFIELGMLIRENLDSRCEDKEYLFWDKSYGLREAYRQKTKFGFSGKEVEVYVSAIKPVLEDALKKIDIGLAKADDADLYCGYFINEVVAYERLNDGFIKPTKFVQKKVSYFLEGQMHALRLTGNKETARKIYDATRKSSLYDKALKMYKVTAPLADMPLELGRCRAFTPGWLENESIWLHMEYKYLLEILEHGLYEEFYSDFRNVLIPFQKPERYGRSILENSSFLVSSAFPYKELHGNGFVARLSGSTVEFLNIWLVMNVGKKPFILDEKNELNLRFSPVLAGWLFTKKANTYSFSFLGKVQVVYHNPQRKDTFGKDAAVVRKIAFNDENNKPVQIFSDTIPAPYARQVRSGRVSRIDIYL
- the gatC gene encoding Asp-tRNA(Asn)/Glu-tRNA(Gln) amidotransferase subunit GatC encodes the protein MALSKETVKYVADLSRIELKPEELEILSKQLEGVLAFIGKLNELDISNISPTNHILPINNVLREDTAKSPLTPDKSLANAPQARGNFFEVPKVIE